Proteins encoded by one window of Anopheles maculipalpis chromosome 2RL, idAnoMacuDA_375_x, whole genome shotgun sequence:
- the LOC126565001 gene encoding general odorant-binding protein 19d-like, producing MKFSIALVAFCFAVTAVNVKLQADQAEEMEQAKEMLRGLAAECKTKEGATDDDVEGFVSDKMPESRTQKCLAGCMQEQFGISNGKTFQEDGFIEIAKMLMKGDESKIEVAKEIAADCKDVTNDDRCELAVDIMNCLKESAEKHGIELKH from the exons ATGAAGTTCTCCATAGCTCTAGTAGCCTTCTGTTTCGCCGTAACGGCGGTCAATGTTAAG TTGCAGGCGGATCAGGCTGAGGAGATGGAACAGGCGAAGGAAATGCTGCGAGGATTGGCGGCCGAATGTAAAACGAAGGAAGGTGCAACGGATGACGATGTGGAGGGGTTCGTCAGCGATAAGATGCCCGAATCGCGTACCCAGAAATGTTTGGCCGGCTGTATGCAGGAACAGTTCGGTATTTCGAATGGGAAAACGTTCCAGGAGGATGGATTTATTGAAATCGCCAAAATGCTTATGAAGGGTGATGAGAGCAAGATCGAGGTAGCGAAGGAGATTGCGGCGGATTGTAAGGATGTGACGAACGATGATCGGTGTGAGCTGGCGGTGGATATCATGAACTGTTTGAAGGAGTCGGCCGAAAAGCATGGTATTGAGCTGAAACACTAA
- the LOC126557291 gene encoding atypical kinase COQ8B, mitochondrial: MSRAQDAVGILRGLKIVADAVGKSQSEYAKHLWANSSVREVLEQQLSTGEQSVKQVLNNPTKELEKAGGMLRETIERTAVVAEGLRQLTVAAMPKVGPLSPEAFLNQRVPASGAVSATATDGPQGDIASLDISKITLKELESILSEHSKNREIKLSLDNNKPSTAKAAEPIMATAAPAAPQHTTTSQTTLPPEPARTELARSTKAFTRDEQQIEKMMHFVSSYDKNPPAAAAQPLAPPTNPAQPIDLPQLSTVAKQRKVPSSRVARLASFGGLFAGLGLGTVNELAKGALGIGGTLDVKQALFSPTNAERIVDTLCKVRGAALKLGQILSIQDSNIVSPQLVKAFERVRQAADYMPDWQVEKQLVSELGPNWRAKLQSFDQKPFAAASIGQVHRGVLKDDGMEVAIKIQYPGVAKSIESDIDNLVSMLKVWDVFPAGVFIDNVVAVAKRELAWEVDYTREAEYTERFAEMIRHMPEYRVPRVVKELTSKNVLTTELVPGVPMDRCFDMSQEHRDHIAYCVMKLCLNELFTFRCMQTDPNWSNFLYDASTKQVMLIDFGATRFYQKAFMDDYLRVIIAATKNDRQQILELSRKMGFLTGYETPAMENAHIDAVLILGEVFSVPGEFEFGRQSTTKKIAALVPVMIAHRLCPPPEEIYSLHRKLSGVFLLCARLNAKIDCKPIFNEVMQNYKFD; encoded by the exons ATGTCCCGTGCACAAGACGCCGTTGGTATTCTGCGAGGCCTCAAAATTGTTGCCGATGCCGTAGGCAAATCACAATCCGAGTACGCTAAACATCTGTGGGCCAATTCGAGCGTACGGGAAGTGCTCGAACAGCAACTATCCACCGGAGAGCAATCGGTAAAGCAGGTGCTTAACAATCCCACCAAAGAGCTGGAAAAGGCCGGTGGAATGTTGCGCGAAACCATTGAACGGACAGCAGTGGTTGCGGAAGGCTTACGACAACTGACCGTAGCAGCGATGCCAAAAGTAGGACCACTCTCTCCAGAAGCTTTTCTGAACCAACGTGTCCCGGCTTCTGGGGCAGTGTCTGCTACAGCTACCGATGGACCACAGGGCGATATAGCGAGCTTGGACATTTCGAAGATAACACTAAAGGAACTGGAATCGATTCTATCGGAACACAGCAAGAATCGGGAAATAAAGTTAAGCTTAGACAATAACAAACCATCCACCGCGAAAGCTGCGGAACCAATAATGGCTACAGCGGCTCCGGCTgcaccacaacacacaacgaCATCACAAACCACTCTACCTCCGGAGCCAGCTCGTACGGAGCTGGCTCGCTCAACGAAAGCTTTTACCCGAGACGAGCAACAAATAGAAAAGATGATGCATTTTGTTTCCTCGTACGATAAAAATCCTCCTGCTGCGGCAGCACAACCACTAGCACCCCCGACCAATCCAGCGCAACCGATCGATCTCCCTCAACTAAGCACCGTTGCCAAGCAGCGCAAGGTGCCCTCATCTCGTGTGGCCCGGCTCGCATCATTCGGTGGACTATTTGCTGGACTGGGGCTGGGCACGGTAAATGAACTTGCGAAAGGTGCTCTCGGTATTGGAGGGACATTAGACGTGAAGCAGGCCCTCTTTAGCCCTACCAACGCCGAACGTATCGTTGACACACTGTGCAAAGTTCGTGGCGCCGCCCTAAAACTGGGCCAGATTCTTAGTATTCAGGATTCGAACATCGTATCGCCGCAGCTGGTAAAAGCGTTCGAACGGGTACGTCAGGCCGCCGATTACATGCCCGACTGGCAGGTAGAAAAGCAACTCGTCAGCGAACTTGGCCCAAACTGGCGCGCGAAGTTGCAAAGCTTTGACCAGAAACCGTTTGCGGCCGCTTCGATCGGGCAAGTGCATCGGGGCGTGCTGAAGGACGATGGGATGGAAGTAGCGATCAAGATTCAGTATCCTGGCGTTGCCAAAAGTATCGAAAGCGATATCGACAATTTAGTTTCGATGCTGAAGGTTTGGGACGTGTTTCCGGCCGGTGTGTTCATCGACAATGTGGTAGCGGTGGCAAAACGTGAGCTAGCCTGGGAGGTGGATTATACGCGCGAGGCCGAATATACGGAACGGTTTGCCGAAATGATACGTCACATGCCGGAGTATCGAGTGCCACGCGTGGTGAAGGAACTCACCTCGAAGAATGTTCTGACGACGGAACTTGTACCGGGTGTGCCGATGGATCGGTGCTTCGACATGAG TCAAGAGCATCGCGATCACATAGCTTATTGTGTGATGAAGCTCTGCCTGAACGAGCTATTTACGTTTCGATGCATGCAAACGGATCCGAACTGGTCTAACTTCCTGTACGACGCGTCCACGAAACAGGTTATGCTGATCGATTTTGGTGCAACACGCTTCTACCAGAAAGCATTCATGGACGACTATTTAAGA GTAATTATTGCGGCCACCAAAAACGACCGTCAACAAATACTGGAGTTATCGCGCAAGATGGGTTTCCTTACCGGCTACGAAACGCCAGCAATGGAAAATGCACACATTGACGCGGTACTGATCCTGGGGGAAGTGTTCAGCGTACCTGGTGAGTTCGAATTTGGGCGGCAGAGCACTACGAAGAAAATTGCGGCACTCGTACCGGTCATGATCGCTCACCGGTTGTGTCCACCGCCGGAAGAAATCTATTCACTGCACCGCAAGCTTTCGGGAGTATTTCTACTTTGTGCACGTTTAAATGCGAAGATTGACTGTAAGCCCATATTTAACGAGGTAATGCAGAATTACAAATTTGACTAG